A window of the Solidesulfovibrio fructosivorans JJ] genome harbors these coding sequences:
- the ureC gene encoding urease subunit alpha — protein MAEITRQAYADMYGPTVGDKVRLADTDLVIEVEKDFAIPGEEVKFGGGKVIRDGMGQSQRPDIECADTVITNALILDHWGVVKADIGIKAGRIAGIGKAGNPDVQPGVDIIIGPGTEIIAGENLIATPGGIDSHIHFICPQQAWEALYAGVTTMLGGGTGPAAGTNATTCTPGPWHLARMLQGADSLPVNIGLLGKGNASQPQALDEQVAAGAMGLKLHEDWGTTPAAIDCCLSVAERQDVQVAIHTDTLNESGFVESTLAAFKGRTIHAYHTEGAGGGHAPDIIKACGVENVLPSSTNPTRPYTVNTIDEHLDMLMVCHHLDASIPEDVAFAESRIRRETIAAEDILHDLGAMSMIASDSQAMGRVGEVVIRTWQTAHKMRAQRGPLAGETGGNDNLRARRYLAKYTINPAIAHGIAGEVGSLEPGKLADIVLWNPAFFGVKPDMVIKGGMIIAAPMGDPNASIPTPQPVHYRAMFGALPNALAHTSVTFVSKAAAAAGVGERYALRKPVSAVSGCRGLRKKDMVLNDALPVIEVDPQTYQVRADGELLVCEPAKVLPLAQRYFLF, from the coding sequence ATGGCTGAGATCACCCGTCAGGCCTATGCCGATATGTACGGCCCGACCGTCGGCGACAAGGTGCGCCTGGCCGACACCGACCTCGTCATCGAAGTGGAGAAGGATTTCGCCATCCCCGGCGAAGAGGTCAAATTCGGCGGCGGCAAGGTCATCCGCGACGGCATGGGCCAAAGCCAGCGGCCCGACATCGAGTGCGCCGACACGGTCATCACCAATGCCCTGATCCTCGACCATTGGGGCGTGGTCAAAGCCGACATCGGCATCAAGGCCGGCCGCATAGCCGGCATCGGCAAGGCCGGCAATCCCGACGTGCAGCCCGGAGTGGACATCATCATCGGCCCGGGCACGGAGATCATCGCCGGCGAGAACCTCATCGCCACCCCCGGCGGCATCGACAGCCACATCCACTTCATCTGTCCCCAACAGGCCTGGGAGGCACTCTACGCCGGCGTGACCACCATGCTCGGCGGGGGCACCGGGCCCGCCGCCGGCACCAACGCCACCACCTGCACCCCCGGGCCCTGGCATCTGGCCCGGATGCTCCAGGGGGCCGACAGCCTGCCCGTCAACATCGGCCTTTTGGGCAAGGGCAACGCCAGCCAGCCCCAGGCCCTGGACGAACAGGTCGCGGCCGGAGCCATGGGGCTCAAGCTCCACGAGGACTGGGGCACCACCCCGGCCGCCATCGACTGCTGCCTGTCCGTGGCCGAGCGCCAGGACGTCCAGGTGGCCATCCATACCGACACCCTCAACGAATCCGGCTTCGTGGAATCCACCCTGGCCGCCTTCAAGGGCCGCACCATCCACGCCTACCACACCGAGGGCGCGGGCGGCGGCCATGCGCCGGACATCATCAAGGCCTGCGGCGTGGAAAACGTGCTGCCGTCCTCCACCAATCCGACGCGTCCCTACACGGTCAACACCATCGACGAGCATCTCGACATGCTCATGGTCTGCCACCACCTGGACGCCTCCATTCCCGAGGACGTGGCCTTTGCCGAATCGCGCATCCGGCGGGAAACCATCGCCGCCGAGGACATCCTGCACGACCTCGGGGCCATGAGCATGATCGCCTCGGATTCCCAGGCCATGGGCCGGGTGGGGGAGGTCGTCATCCGCACCTGGCAGACCGCCCACAAGATGCGCGCCCAGCGCGGTCCCCTGGCCGGCGAGACCGGGGGCAACGACAACCTGCGCGCCAGGCGCTATCTGGCCAAGTACACCATCAATCCCGCCATCGCTCATGGCATCGCCGGGGAGGTGGGCTCCCTGGAGCCGGGCAAGCTGGCCGACATCGTGCTGTGGAATCCGGCCTTTTTCGGCGTCAAACCCGATATGGTCATCAAGGGCGGCATGATCATCGCCGCGCCCATGGGCGACCCTAATGCCTCCATCCCCACGCCCCAGCCCGTGCATTACCGCGCCATGTTCGGGGCGCTCCCCAACGCCCTGGCCCATACGTCCGTGACCTTCGTGTCCAAGGCGGCGGCGGCGGCCGGCGTCGGCGAGCGGTACGCGCTGCGCAAGCCCGTGTCGGCCGTGTCCGGCTGCCGAGGGCTGCGCAAGAAGGACATGGTCTTAAACGACGCCCTGCCGGTCATCGAGGTCGATCCCCAGACCTATCAGGTCCGGGCCGACGGCGAGCTACTTGTCTGCGAACCGGCCAAGGTCCTGCCCCTGGCCCAGCGCTATTTCCTGTTTTAG
- a CDS encoding urease accessory protein UreF, translating into MDSLTLLRLLRLASPALPIGGFAYSQGLEWAVEAGWVRDAATFASWLSGVFEANMASLELPALARMHAAWTAGDADAALETSRELLAWRDNAEARAEERQLGGSLARILAAADDAALARSAARLLAEAGDATYACAFALAGAGWGATTRETLLAFGWVLAEGQTMAAVKLVPLGQAAGQRVLAAMTERVAAAVQEALARLDGPFFANAPGRALAQLRHAGQRVRLFRS; encoded by the coding sequence ATGGATTCCCTAACCCTGCTGCGCCTGTTGCGTCTGGCCAGCCCGGCCTTGCCGATCGGTGGCTTTGCCTATTCCCAGGGGTTGGAGTGGGCTGTGGAGGCCGGCTGGGTACGGGACGCTGCAACGTTTGCCTCGTGGCTATCCGGTGTGTTCGAGGCGAACATGGCCTCGCTGGAGCTGCCGGCGTTGGCCCGGATGCACGCCGCCTGGACGGCCGGGGACGCGGATGCGGCCCTGGAGACGAGCCGGGAACTTCTTGCCTGGCGGGACAACGCCGAGGCCCGGGCCGAGGAGCGGCAGCTCGGTGGCAGTTTGGCCAGGATACTGGCCGCTGCGGACGATGCGGCCCTGGCCCGGTCGGCGGCGCGCCTGCTGGCCGAGGCCGGCGACGCCACCTACGCCTGCGCCTTCGCCCTGGCCGGGGCGGGCTGGGGCGCGACGACCCGCGAAACGCTGCTCGCGTTCGGCTGGGTGCTCGCCGAGGGGCAGACCATGGCCGCCGTCAAGCTCGTGCCCCTTGGGCAGGCGGCCGGCCAGCGCGTTCTGGCGGCCATGACCGAACGGGTGGCGGCGGCCGTTCAGGAAGCCCTGGCCCGTCTGGATGGGCCTTTTTTCGCCAACGCGCCGGGGCGCGCCCTGGCCCAGTTGCGGCATGCCGGGCAACGGGTGCGCCTGTTCCGGTCGTAA
- a CDS encoding urease subunit beta produces the protein MIPGEMIVAAGTIALNVGRETVRVEVANAGDRPVQVGSHFHFYEVNEALRFDREAALGRRLDIAAGTAVRFEPGQRRTVTLVPYAGDRLVYGFGGKIMGPVEEARHG, from the coding sequence TTGATACCCGGAGAAATGATCGTGGCCGCGGGAACCATCGCCCTCAACGTCGGGCGGGAGACCGTGCGCGTGGAAGTGGCAAATGCCGGCGACCGGCCGGTCCAGGTCGGGTCCCATTTTCATTTTTACGAGGTCAACGAGGCACTGCGCTTCGACCGCGAGGCCGCCCTGGGCCGTCGGCTGGACATCGCCGCCGGCACGGCCGTGCGCTTCGAGCCCGGCCAGCGCCGTACCGTGACCCTGGTGCCCTATGCCGGCGACCGTCTTGTCTACGGATTCGGCGGCAAGATCATGGGCCCCGTGGAGGAGGCGCGTCATGGCTGA
- the ureE gene encoding urease accessory protein UreE, translated as MVTYVRVLPPREAVGATLGEAIRLDHEARRKTRQRVATESGLEAALFLPRGTVLRAGDRVVAGDGRSAVITAADEALSVVRSGDPVLLARAAFHLGNRHATIMIEPGCISYPTDAVLDDMLRGLGFLPEAVHGPFEPEDGAYVFVFDAAVGGVGGTWIP; from the coding sequence ATGGTGACATATGTGCGAGTGCTGCCGCCTCGGGAGGCTGTGGGAGCGACTTTGGGCGAGGCCATCCGGCTGGATCACGAGGCTCGCCGCAAGACCCGGCAACGCGTGGCGACCGAATCCGGCCTCGAAGCGGCGCTCTTTTTACCCCGGGGAACGGTCCTGCGCGCCGGCGACCGCGTGGTCGCCGGGGACGGCCGGTCGGCGGTCATCACGGCCGCGGACGAGGCGTTAAGCGTCGTACGGAGCGGTGATCCGGTCCTGCTGGCCCGGGCCGCCTTTCACCTGGGCAACCGCCATGCCACCATCATGATCGAGCCGGGCTGCATCAGCTATCCGACCGATGCGGTGCTCGACGACATGCTGCGTGGCCTGGGTTTTTTGCCGGAGGCAGTGCACGGGCCCTTCGAGCCCGAGGACGGGGCCTATGTATTCGTCTTCGACGCCGCCGTGGGCGGCGTAGGGGGAACATGGATTCCCTAA
- a CDS encoding radical SAM/SPASM family putative metalloenzyme maturase codes for MTGFPPSGLECALLPQPSRLFVEVTSRCNLHCPMCVKHSGPEKSPEGDMAPEIFASLGRAFPSLDALILNGIGEPLLHPNLEDFIRAAKKSMPAASWVGFQTNGHLLDAARARSLVAAGLDRIFLSVDATSPELFRVVRSGGSIGRVERALQTLSMVRKEKKGRALEVGAEFVVMRENLPELPALVRWLASRGVTRLIVSHILPFGSAMADQPIFGINTASGELFYKNWFLRAQQRGIDLSQYFSALWKYNKTPDEKRLIELVQRISTQACQHDIPFHIGNLIAGEKLHQAEEVFREAEEVAAAVDLHLVLPSLRPLTAHACVGVKQGGMFIAWDGKVSPCHFLWRSFSCYLYGRRKQVAQRVFGDLSRKSIFDIWNNKEYKQFRADVLRGRYPHCPGCNVYPCEDIDSVDFENDCYGETVPCGDCLWSMGLLQCMGQDDAGGEFKKQGAMEMTNVREQLKHCG; via the coding sequence ATGACTGGTTTTCCGCCGTCCGGCCTGGAATGCGCGCTTTTGCCGCAGCCGTCCCGCCTCTTCGTGGAAGTGACGTCCCGGTGCAATTTGCATTGCCCGATGTGCGTGAAACATTCCGGTCCGGAGAAAAGTCCTGAAGGGGACATGGCTCCCGAGATTTTCGCATCGCTGGGGCGGGCGTTTCCCTCTCTCGATGCCCTGATCTTAAATGGCATCGGCGAACCGCTTCTGCATCCCAACCTTGAGGACTTTATCCGGGCGGCCAAGAAATCCATGCCCGCCGCAAGCTGGGTCGGGTTTCAAACCAATGGGCATCTTCTCGACGCGGCGAGGGCGCGTTCTCTCGTTGCGGCCGGATTGGACAGAATATTTCTTTCCGTGGATGCGACTTCTCCGGAGTTGTTCCGGGTTGTCCGGAGCGGGGGAAGCATCGGTCGCGTGGAACGGGCTCTGCAAACCCTGTCCATGGTGCGGAAGGAAAAAAAGGGAAGGGCGTTGGAAGTCGGAGCGGAATTCGTCGTCATGCGCGAAAACCTGCCTGAGCTTCCCGCGTTGGTGCGGTGGCTCGCGTCGCGGGGCGTGACGCGGCTCATCGTCTCCCACATCTTGCCGTTTGGCAGCGCCATGGCGGATCAGCCGATATTTGGGATCAATACGGCATCCGGGGAGTTGTTTTATAAGAATTGGTTTTTGCGAGCGCAGCAGCGGGGAATCGATCTGAGCCAGTATTTCAGTGCGCTTTGGAAATACAATAAAACTCCTGATGAAAAGAGATTGATAGAATTGGTGCAACGCATCTCCACGCAGGCATGCCAGCATGATATCCCTTTTCATATAGGCAATCTCATTGCCGGTGAAAAGCTGCATCAGGCGGAGGAGGTCTTTCGTGAGGCGGAGGAGGTTGCCGCCGCCGTCGATCTGCATCTTGTCCTTCCCTCGCTTCGGCCGCTGACGGCGCATGCCTGCGTCGGCGTCAAGCAGGGCGGAATGTTTATCGCTTGGGATGGAAAGGTTTCCCCGTGTCACTTTTTGTGGAGAAGCTTCAGTTGTTATTTGTATGGACGCAGGAAGCAGGTGGCGCAACGCGTGTTTGGTGACCTGTCGCGGAAATCCATATTCGATATATGGAATAACAAGGAATATAAGCAGTTTCGGGCTGATGTCCTGCGGGGAAGGTATCCTCACTGCCCGGGGTGCAACGTCTATCCGTGTGAGGACATCGATTCCGTCGATTTCGAAAATGACTGCTATGGCGAGACGGTGCCTTGCGGGGATTGCTTGTGGAGCATGGGATTGCTCCAGTGCATGGGGCAGGATGACGCGGGAGGGGAATTTAAAAAGCAAGGCGCAATGGAGATGACAAACGTCCGGGAGCAATTGAAACATTGTGGATAA
- a CDS encoding urease subunit gamma yields MHLTPREKDKLLVFTAALVAERRRARGLQLNHPEAVALITAAILEGARDGQSVAALMEYGRTILGRDDVMEGVPEMLHEIQVEATFPDGTKLVTVHNPIL; encoded by the coding sequence ATGCACCTGACGCCACGCGAAAAAGACAAACTGCTCGTTTTCACGGCCGCCCTCGTGGCCGAACGCCGCCGGGCCAGGGGGCTTCAGCTCAACCACCCGGAGGCCGTGGCCCTTATCACCGCCGCCATCCTGGAAGGAGCCCGCGACGGGCAGTCCGTCGCCGCGCTCATGGAATACGGCCGCACCATTCTCGGCCGCGACGACGTCATGGAAGGCGTCCCGGAAATGCTCCACGAAATCCAGGTGGAGGCGACTTTTCCCGACGGCACCAAACTGGTCACCGTCCATAATCCCATTCTGTAA
- a CDS encoding putative zinc-binding protein — translation MSENKSCCCSAAPKLVFACSGGADVGALADRAARKLTADGAAKMFCLAGIGGRVSGIMKTTEAAAKVVAIDGCSLNCARNTLEQAGFTDFMHVQLADLGFAKGESPVTEDRVLSVAMAVAPHFANPCE, via the coding sequence ATGTCCGAGAACAAAAGCTGCTGCTGTTCCGCTGCCCCCAAACTCGTTTTCGCCTGCTCCGGCGGAGCCGATGTCGGCGCCCTGGCCGATCGGGCGGCCCGGAAGCTGACCGCGGACGGCGCGGCGAAGATGTTTTGTCTGGCTGGAATCGGCGGGCGCGTCAGCGGGATCATGAAGACCACCGAAGCCGCCGCCAAGGTGGTCGCCATTGACGGCTGCTCCTTGAATTGTGCGCGCAACACCTTGGAACAGGCTGGTTTTACGGATTTCATGCACGTCCAGCTTGCTGACTTGGGATTTGCCAAGGGCGAAAGCCCTGTGACCGAAGACCGTGTGCTGTCGGTGGCCATGGCGGTTGCCCCCCATTTTGCCAACCCGTGTGAATAG
- a CDS encoding permease — translation MEPLECKTCCVKEAVPEGAGAGNGKLVRYLLMLTPVLVAWWLVYGLLPGFSRLLTYNVFGLAKGSHLGDSLEFFFYDTPKVLMLLTLVVFGVGIIRTFFTPERTRRILAGKRESAGNVMAALLGIVTPFCSCSAVPLFIGFVTAGVPMGVTFSFLISAPMVNEIALVLLYGLLGWKVAALYLGTGLFVAVLAGWVLGKLNLEPYVEDWVMKIRTDPSVVPADEQTWTDRIEAGLHAVKDIVGKVWIYVVAGIAVGAGIHGYVPEGFMASIMGKDAWWSVPAAVLVGVPMYSNAAGIVPVVEALLGKGAALGTVLAFMMSVIALSLPEMVILRKVLRPRLILVFAGVVGLGILVVGYLFNAVI, via the coding sequence ATGGAACCACTTGAATGCAAGACCTGCTGCGTGAAGGAAGCCGTGCCCGAGGGGGCCGGGGCGGGCAACGGGAAGCTTGTCCGCTATCTTCTGATGCTCACGCCGGTCCTGGTCGCTTGGTGGCTGGTCTATGGCCTGCTGCCCGGGTTTTCCCGGCTCCTCACCTACAATGTGTTCGGGCTCGCAAAGGGAAGCCATCTCGGCGACTCTTTGGAGTTCTTCTTTTACGACACGCCCAAGGTGCTGATGTTGCTCACCCTCGTGGTCTTTGGAGTGGGCATCATCCGGACCTTCTTTACCCCCGAGCGGACAAGAAGAATCCTTGCCGGGAAAAGAGAGTCCGCCGGCAACGTCATGGCGGCCCTGCTCGGTATCGTCACGCCCTTTTGCTCCTGTTCCGCCGTGCCGCTTTTCATCGGCTTCGTCACGGCCGGCGTCCCTATGGGGGTGACGTTCTCCTTTCTTATTTCCGCGCCCATGGTCAATGAAATCGCCCTTGTCCTGCTCTACGGCCTTCTTGGTTGGAAGGTGGCGGCCTTGTACCTCGGCACGGGATTGTTCGTGGCCGTACTCGCGGGGTGGGTGCTCGGAAAGCTCAACCTGGAGCCCTATGTCGAAGACTGGGTCATGAAAATCCGCACCGATCCTTCCGTCGTCCCCGCCGACGAGCAGACCTGGACGGATCGCATCGAGGCCGGCCTGCACGCGGTCAAGGACATCGTCGGCAAGGTCTGGATCTATGTCGTGGCCGGGATCGCGGTGGGAGCCGGAATCCACGGATATGTGCCCGAAGGGTTCATGGCCTCGATCATGGGGAAGGACGCATGGTGGTCGGTGCCGGCCGCCGTGCTGGTCGGCGTGCCCATGTATTCCAATGCGGCCGGGATCGTGCCCGTGGTCGAGGCGCTGCTCGGGAAGGGGGCCGCGCTTGGGACCGTCCTGGCCTTCATGATGTCGGTCATCGCCCTGTCGTTGCCCGAGATGGTGATCCTGCGCAAGGTGCTAAGGCCCCGCCTGATCCTTGTTTTTGCCGGTGTTGTGGGGCTCGGCATCCTTGTCGTGGGGTATCTCTTCAATGCCGTCATTTAA
- the ureG gene encoding urease accessory protein UreG — translation MSERDALRVGVGGPVGSGKTALLERLCLALRDDYELGVVTNDIYTREDAEFLTRRAVLPPERIMGVETGGCPHTAIREDASINLAAVDALCARFPDLDIVFIESGGDNLSATFSPDLADLTLYVIDVSAGDKIPRKGGPGITKSSLLVINKIDLAPHVGASLEVMERDAKKMRGDRPFVFSNLKDGVGLAEIILFIRHEGLLDEKPS, via the coding sequence ATGTCCGAGAGAGATGCCCTGCGCGTCGGCGTGGGCGGCCCGGTCGGTTCCGGGAAAACCGCGCTGCTCGAGCGGTTGTGTCTGGCCCTTCGAGACGACTACGAGCTGGGCGTGGTGACCAACGACATCTACACCCGCGAGGACGCCGAATTCCTCACCCGCCGCGCGGTGTTGCCGCCCGAGCGCATCATGGGCGTGGAAACCGGCGGCTGCCCGCATACGGCCATCCGCGAGGACGCCTCCATCAATCTGGCCGCCGTGGACGCCTTGTGCGCGCGTTTTCCCGATCTGGACATCGTGTTCATCGAAAGCGGCGGCGACAACCTGAGCGCCACCTTTAGCCCGGATCTGGCCGACCTGACCCTCTACGTGATCGACGTCTCGGCCGGGGACAAGATCCCGCGCAAGGGCGGCCCCGGCATCACCAAAAGCAGCCTGCTCGTCATCAACAAGATCGATCTGGCCCCCCATGTCGGCGCATCGCTTGAGGTCATGGAGCGTGACGCCAAGAAGATGCGCGGTGATCGCCCCTTCGTGTTCAGCAACCTGAAGGATGGGGTCGGCCTGGCTGAAATCATACTCTTTATTCGTCACGAAGGCCTGCTCGACGAAAAGCCGTCCTGA
- a CDS encoding thioredoxin family protein — MEIKVLGPGCAKCKEAEKLVREAVDEAGVTATVEKVSDFQQIAGYGVFSTPAIVIDGEVKVVGKVPSKSELLSWLKA; from the coding sequence ATGGAGATCAAGGTGCTCGGTCCTGGTTGCGCAAAGTGCAAGGAAGCGGAAAAGCTGGTCCGCGAAGCCGTCGACGAGGCCGGTGTGACCGCTACTGTGGAAAAGGTCTCTGATTTTCAACAAATCGCCGGCTATGGAGTATTTTCCACGCCCGCGATTGTCATCGACGGTGAAGTCAAGGTGGTGGGCAAGGTCCCCTCCAAAAGCGAACTGCTCTCTTGGCTCAAAGCCTAG
- a CDS encoding DUF2161 family putative PD-(D/E)XK-type phosphodiesterase, translating to MKESDLYLPLKRFLESQGYEVKSEIGACDVVAVRGEEMPLVVELKLSFNIDVMLQAVDRLALTQKVYVGILENNKTARKRQRRLLKLLKMLGLGFLQISPDQDKGRVTVLLDPGEYRPRKSNFRQERLLGEFVRRVGDPNLGGSVRNRGIVTVYRQRAVAIAQYIQQNGPSKASSVSQALQDPNAHSIVYKDVYGWFERISRGVYALSPRGEGELPGWLEKTMLSGAGKP from the coding sequence ATGAAAGAATCTGATCTTTACCTCCCCTTGAAACGTTTCCTGGAATCACAGGGATATGAAGTCAAGTCGGAAATCGGGGCTTGCGATGTTGTGGCCGTGCGAGGAGAGGAAATGCCTCTCGTCGTTGAGCTCAAATTAAGCTTCAATATCGATGTCATGCTGCAGGCTGTCGACAGATTGGCCCTTACGCAAAAGGTGTATGTCGGTATACTTGAGAACAATAAAACAGCCAGAAAACGACAGAGACGTCTTCTAAAACTTCTCAAAATGCTGGGTCTTGGTTTTTTGCAGATTTCACCAGATCAGGACAAAGGAAGGGTCACGGTCCTTCTCGACCCTGGTGAATACCGGCCTCGGAAATCCAATTTCCGCCAGGAACGCTTACTCGGAGAGTTTGTCCGCAGAGTTGGTGACCCCAATCTGGGAGGATCGGTAAGAAACAGGGGTATTGTGACGGTCTATCGGCAGAGAGCCGTGGCAATTGCCCAATACATCCAGCAAAACGGCCCGTCCAAAGCTTCTTCAGTGTCCCAGGCCCTTCAGGATCCGAACGCCCATAGCATAGTGTATAAAGACGTATACGGCTGGTTTGAGCGCATATCCCGAGGGGTGTACGCGCTTTCCCCGCGCGGAGAAGGGGAACTCCCGGGCTGGCTGGAAAAAACGATGCTTTCGGGGGCGGGAAAACCATAG
- a CDS encoding urease accessory protein UreD — MGADAGETRDACWRARLDLRFAARDGRTVLAGRRHEGPLCVQRPFYPEGPEVCHVYVLHPPGGVVGGDRLRLEVAVEAGARALVTTPAATKIYRSAGTESLIDQRFAVAGSASLEWLPQETIVHDAARARQETLVELAGDASFAGWEICCLGLAAAGEGFASGFFGQGLHLVREGRPLLADRCHFHGGADMLDAAWGLGGDRVCGLFWATAPTGAGLPEGDAAWLADAVGPGPAAFGVCDGLLVGRYIGRDAWEAKRQFGAAWALWRTRVAGLTPCPPRIWNT, encoded by the coding sequence ATGGGCGCTGATGCTGGCGAGACGCGCGACGCGTGCTGGCGGGCCCGGCTCGACCTGCGTTTCGCCGCCCGGGACGGCCGCACGGTCCTGGCCGGGCGGCGGCACGAAGGGCCGCTTTGCGTGCAGCGCCCCTTTTACCCGGAAGGCCCCGAGGTTTGCCATGTCTACGTGCTGCACCCGCCGGGCGGGGTGGTCGGCGGCGACCGGTTGCGCCTCGAGGTGGCTGTGGAGGCGGGGGCCCGGGCCCTGGTCACCACGCCCGCCGCGACCAAGATCTACCGCTCGGCCGGGACAGAGTCCTTAATCGACCAGCGCTTTGCCGTGGCCGGCAGCGCTTCGCTCGAATGGCTGCCCCAGGAAACCATCGTGCACGACGCCGCCCGCGCCAGGCAGGAGACCCTGGTCGAGCTTGCCGGCGATGCGTCCTTTGCCGGCTGGGAGATTTGCTGCCTGGGACTGGCGGCGGCGGGGGAAGGCTTTGCGTCGGGTTTTTTCGGCCAGGGCCTGCACCTTGTCCGGGAGGGGCGGCCGCTTTTGGCCGACCGCTGCCATTTCCACGGCGGCGCGGACATGCTCGACGCCGCCTGGGGGCTTGGCGGCGACAGGGTGTGCGGACTTTTCTGGGCCACCGCGCCGACGGGCGCGGGGCTGCCCGAGGGAGACGCGGCCTGGCTTGCCGATGCGGTCGGCCCCGGTCCGGCCGCCTTCGGCGTTTGCGACGGCCTGCTCGTTGGGCGCTACATCGGACGGGACGCCTGGGAGGCCAAACGTCAGTTCGGCGCGGCCTGGGCGCTTTGGCGTACGCGTGTGGCCGGTTTGACTCCGTGCCCGCCGCGCATCTGGAACACCTAA
- a CDS encoding chemotaxis protein: protein MSSDQHLALTEVGTNEVEIMCFYIDIHAGESVYRAYYGINVAKVLKITRLPEQVMRPPLTTHDSVYGAFHFKDRDTVVPVVALARYLEQPQIESDTQKLIITEFNQVMTAFLVSGITRIYRLSWADVEKPDKYINEYSHNAFTGLVNLEGHIVFILDLEKVVIELNPDSGKDFFGVANAIKADRSIHVLHVDDQAIVRRMVKRALEQDESFTVESADSGQEALAMLQGKLAEAKEKGCAVTDLVNVVVSDVEMPVMDGYTLCRSIKDNPELARLPVYLFSSLITEETLHKGQSVKADGQFPKPQTEVMAREILADLARKCIESPAAGAV from the coding sequence ATGAGCAGCGATCAGCATCTGGCGCTTACCGAAGTCGGCACGAACGAAGTCGAAATCATGTGCTTTTATATCGACATTCATGCCGGAGAATCCGTCTACAGAGCTTATTACGGCATCAACGTGGCCAAGGTGCTCAAGATCACCAGGCTTCCCGAGCAGGTCATGCGCCCGCCGCTCACCACCCACGATTCGGTGTACGGCGCGTTTCATTTCAAGGACCGGGACACGGTGGTGCCGGTGGTGGCCCTGGCCCGCTATCTGGAGCAGCCCCAGATTGAAAGCGATACGCAAAAGTTGATCATCACCGAATTCAATCAGGTGATGACCGCCTTCCTGGTCTCCGGCATCACCCGCATCTACCGCCTGAGCTGGGCCGATGTGGAAAAACCGGACAAGTACATCAATGAATACTCCCACAATGCCTTTACGGGGCTGGTGAACCTGGAAGGGCATATCGTCTTCATCCTCGACCTGGAAAAGGTCGTCATCGAATTGAACCCGGATTCCGGCAAGGATTTCTTTGGCGTCGCCAACGCCATTAAGGCCGACCGCAGCATCCACGTGCTGCACGTGGACGATCAAGCTATCGTGCGGCGCATGGTCAAGCGCGCCCTGGAGCAGGACGAATCGTTCACCGTGGAGTCGGCCGACAGCGGCCAGGAGGCCCTGGCCATGCTCCAGGGCAAGCTGGCCGAGGCCAAGGAAAAGGGCTGCGCCGTGACGGATCTGGTCAATGTGGTGGTTTCCGACGTGGAGATGCCGGTCATGGACGGCTACACCCTGTGCCGGTCCATCAAGGATAACCCGGAGCTGGCCCGTCTGCCGGTGTATCTTTTTTCCTCGCTCATCACCGAGGAAACCCTGCACAAGGGCCAGTCCGTCAAGGCCGACGGGCAGTTTCCCAAGCCCCAGACCGAGGTGATGGCCCGGGAAATCCTGGCTGACCTGGCCCGCAAGTGCATCGAAAGTCCAGCCGCGGGCGCGGTCTGA
- a CDS encoding ArsR/SmtB family transcription factor, with product MASRRFSEQVKIFKAFAHETRMLVVDGLSRGQRCVCERTELAGIDISTMSKPSSVLREAGIVDSEKQGMRVSSRLLPPCVLKPFTRVQHVSTRAHCVRQGESA from the coding sequence ATGGCGTCGCGCCGATTCTCAGAGCAAGTAAAAATTTTCAAGGCATTCGCGCATGAAACGCGCATGCTTGTCGTCGATGGGCTGTCGCGCGGGCAGCGGTGCGTTTGCGAACGGACCGAGCTGGCGGGAATCGATATCTCGACGATGTCGAAACCTTCAAGTGTGTTGCGAGAGGCTGGAATTGTCGATTCCGAAAAACAGGGTATGCGGGTCTCCTCTCGGCTGTTGCCCCCGTGCGTCTTGAAGCCTTTCACCCGCGTGCAGCATGTCTCCACCCGGGCGCATTGCGTCCGGCAGGGCGAGAGCGCGTAA